The genomic region AGGTACATTGAGTCTATCCATCAAGCCCAATAGCTCATTAATGGCACCTGTCATTCAACCTCCCAAACCTACTCAAGGTTACCACTACTTGAATGAACCTTTTTGCTACTTGCCCTCCTCATATGTCACACCTCCCCTCCATAATGGGACAGTGGATTGGCTATAGCTTTAAAGGAATCTTCTATTAAtgataataatatataaatatatattaacaaTAATATGTTAATTACATTCATTTCTACATGGATGACAAAATAACAAATCAATAATGTCATGGTCTATGCATTACACATCAAACCTGAACACTTATATAATGCACATGGATTGTATGTTgaatattattcatttatttagaTTTATACTTGATGGATCTCTCTTGATGATCCTTTGTTACTTTTATGTACAAATTTGATATAACTCTTTCTTCCcctttatatctttcaatgtgaaggagaggtcacacctcttcatcacatGTCTTTTGACAAGTGTCACGACCTTTCACAATTAGCcccctttgaaagagtacaaccctTCATAATTTCTACCCTTTTTAAAGAGTCACTTCTTATTTACTTCTCATTCCTTTCTTCTTCCCTTAATCCTTGTTTGATTAATTGATGGGGAGATTCTCACAAAAGAGTTACACCTTGCTCAATAGGTAGGTAAAGGATGTTTTAGTGGGCTTCCATCACTCTTCACTTGTCCATTAACAAGTCCAAAAATTAAACtcccttggagtgctccctatcattTTGTTTTCTATAGTTGCTCTCAAGCATGGCTgagattcactagagtaaatccaaccattagaTTATCCAAACCTCCAACACACACTTGCAGGGGTCTCAGGGGGTGTATAGTAAGTGTTTCGACTccattcaagtggttcttcaattggtttctctccattttcccatcgcttcctcttcttcctattttctaggcctagtagccctagagcccctattagccccaCCTTACCGGTTTTTGTGCAATTACTCTGAAAACCTTCAAAGGACCCCCCAAAAGCTTTGGTGATCcgagtacccttttggacaaacttttggattCACTAGGGTAGGCTATCTGGTCTGTCCGTACCggtatggatcccaaaaatggcacttttgaGGGTTTTAGAGTTAACAGTCTTCTCCAATGGGGTTTATTGGTTTCTACACCCTATCACACCTCCATCACTTCACTGAGACTCTGCTATGCATCATActtccatgccaaacacttggcacattcacaTTTGTTCATCCCTGCAAGTAAAGACAAAATTGATAGTCATATTCCTGGCcgggctatggcagagctcgcctaggatatGATAGCAAGTGGCTTCCAAACAACTTCCAAGACATTCCAAagaatatttacactatacaaaggttccatgacttgaattccaagggccattgaacaaacacaatgggatttcaagttggaaacATGTCTAGGGTCTTAAACACTTGCTCAAACTGAGAGCAGTGCAGTAAACGACAAATTGTAAACACACACCAAACCTGCACTAAGAAAAGATACAAACACTTCTTGAGCAACACAATATCATccactaaaccaccatgaaagaacaataacaagatcaatccatttggtacAGACTGCAGctaccaaaatgacaaaatataaggcaaaaatctggaaattgtcttcaaagTTTATTCAAACTTGCTCTTGGATCTTCCAACCCATGTACAATCATTGAAAAAGCATTTTATATGCTTCTTTAGTCATAACCAACTCattggtttcctaaccaccgatttgctcaattttgcaaagttgctcaaaaagttgcaaaaagttgtcaagcaacaatgacaacttttgctccattttgcatttttgcaacttaggCATTTCTCTACATTCCAAACCTCTTATGATGGTTCCTTAACATCAAAAAAACATGAGCAAATGCCTAATAAGGCCTTACAATGAGTTTTAGCCTATTTTGCAAAataatgccattttaggcttacaagagcacattggccaaaactgagaaaacaaacaCATCTTGGTGACAATCACCCTTCAAACGACTTCCAACCACACTTGTGGACCTATCAACAGTCCATTATTCAAACATTGATCCTAAATATTCACTCCAAAATTTggaaatgcatcaacaaaactagtcaaaaactaggtgctcctgcaccattaacATGCTCCATCCTTTCTTCCTTTCTTCATATCCCCCTTCAAATGAAGTTCTTttttcccttttatatctcatgtttgagggagtcacaacttttcatttcaagtgttttcattaaacttaactaaattttaatcattttaattttattttttatatcttagttttaattttatttgtattaaatcctatttcaaaatggggacacTACACCATTATGTAGTTGCTTGATTTTTCCAATTTAAAACACAAAATCAAGGCAAAAAGTCAAATTGACTAGAATTTATGTGTAGCAGTAAATATGTTCCACTTATTAGAAagcttttgaaaaaaaattgtgtaagagtttgtatatcaatatttcagatcacatTATATTTTTGTTGGTTGATATATGCAACTGATTAACCCCCTTTTTGGAGAGTCCTCGTAGTTTTCAATACAATCTCATAAATTCCTATTGACAAAAAAAATAATACCAATTAATCAAAAATTTCCAGCTCTATATTTTTGTGGTTGATTTGTCCAACTGATTAGCCCCCTTTTTGGGGAGCGTTTATAGTTATCATTGCAATCTCATTAACTTCTACCAATGAAAAAAGTTAATGCCAATTAATCCGAATTTCCCAGCTGTAGGAGATCTTCAGAGCAAAACTTAaaattttaaatcctttgcataatataaaatttataaatGCTAGAGACAATTGTTTAGGTATCAACCTGGCTAGTAAACCTTTTTCACTCAAACCTTACCTACATATTGTTTAATTATTCCCATATACGGTGAGATGCCAGGTCAAGCTCCTCCAGTAGAAGACATTCATACACATAGGGCTCTAACACTCTAAACCACAGCTGGCGAGGATGTTGATTGAATTTGATGTCTAGTTTGGAATTGAAAGCACAAATCTATAAATCCAAGCCTTGATCAAGTGGCGAGAGTGGATTGAGACCCAATTGAGGTATAGGGATGAGCGGCCATATGAAAAAGGAAATGGGCCTTTCCAATTTATTTCTGCATACCTTGATTTGATGTTATGCAGCTCACATACGCCACTACTTTGTGAAAGGATTGTAGTGTGCATCCATCAAAAGGTATCCAACGTGAACTTATGTTACCTCATCCAATTCTTACAGATTTTGATATATGATCAATTATCACAAATTCTAGATCTCTCATTAGCAAGCAACAATTAAAAAAGGATATTATTTACTAACTATTACAGTAAGCAAGACTATGCATAATAaaggaagaaatggaagatgagATCATGATACAGCTCCAAGAGCAGAAATTAAAAGATTCAACATTTATAAACTTAAAAATGCAGATATAAAGCTAATAGCCAGAATCGTGATACGTTTTATCAAAAATTGGGATAGTTAATTCTGAGCTTTATCAACTAGATACTTGTGCTAACAATTTAGATGCATCCCTAATTTCAATtgtaaatcaataaaatataaacTTCAAATCTAGCAAATCCAAACACTCAGTAAAAGCTCCGATGAGCTCCATAAGGTCATCATCAATTAAATAAGAAGGAGCATTCACAAGGGCAACATGTTCACGCATCAAGTCTCATACAGCCAATTTATAAAAGTAATTAAATACATGGATCTTTCTACTTGTATAATATAAAATCCATACAGTAGCATAAATGCCTGCAAAATTCCCACTTCATCCAAGGACAACATCTACAGAAGTTGCTCAGTCGGTTAAAAAAGTAGCATGTAACCATTCCAAAATTATAAATTACTGACTGGGCTTGAGTAAAGGAGATTTATGAACACAAGTTCTTTGTATAGTATGAAAAGCACAATAACACTGCAATCGCCAAAGCAAAAGCCTATCCCTATTTATCCTGCAATGGCATTCCACAAGTTCGCTCAATCCTGCGTGTATCAACCAATACACCAATAAAATAGTGTCAAAAATCAAAAGCACATTTACTAATAACCAAGTGAACCTTCAGTACTTAACATAAAACACGCTATCATAGGATGTCTTTAAAACAAGTTCTAAACtccaataaattttttaaaattccgCATTGATATTTTCATTACTACTTGTATGTATTAAAGTAATATTTATAGAAGCTCCTTTGTTAAACGATTCAATGCCGCCACTAATATGTGTACTATTTCTTAAAACAGTCCAAGAAGTCATTTTACGTATCAATTCAACCTGTTTCTGATGATCAAGAATCATTTCATCTCTCTAATCACTTTTAAGGCCTGTGATCAGTCCCCAAGCCATACAGGAGACTAGACATTGATGAAGTTATAGAAATAAATGACACGGAGTATCCATTATTAAAACAGGGCCAGCTCAGATATTAATATCAATGTAAGAGGATGCATCAAACACAACGAATAAAAGAGTATTTTAAAAACTAGTGAATGATTAGTTTCCACTTCTTAAGTTTGCTTAAATTGCAGGCATTTGGTGCTAGAATAGTTAGGTTATTGTTGCTTAACGTTCAATCTGCCCAGAGAAGAATGTAACATTTGACGATGCAGTTTGGAAAGCAGAGGCCAAAAACAAGCTCCTGGATCCCCAAGCTCTTAGAATAAGTACATAAACAAGCTATTAAAAACAGGAATTGCAACGAGTATTAAGGGAGAACATAGAATCTCTATTTCAAAAACAATTAGCTGAAAAATGATTGTATGCAAAACACAATGTGGAAGATGTAACTAGGAATTTGGGAATAAGCATCAAAAGCATAtaaattaggcaaccacaaacctaacaaGCTTATGAAATCAAATCCTAATACACTCAataaaggaaatgaagatgaaattcaaatggaaacacaaactaaaGTGCTGGAATCTCCTTCATAGCTCCTCCATTGgcattctttctccttcaaattaagtgggtgtcacctacaaatgcaagtaaaaatGAGAGCAAGTTGGAGTGCAAAGAGTGATTTGAAAGCGACACCATACGGGTACTCGAATTGTGGTTATGATTTGATTGGAAAGGCAGCTCAATATATAGGACCAGAATCTCCAAAATTGATGAGCAATTGAAAAGGACAACAAATTCGAAAATTGGCACAATTAgacatgattgaatgacaaatttgatgacaaattgctatgtcaaaataatgacaaattgagAGCAAATTGTGCTCATCAATTATGACATGATTGAGAGGAAAAATAGCCACTTGATTATGATAAATTATCCTCAAAATTTGCTCATGAAATAATGACAAATTGAGCATAAAAATGGctttcaaaatatgacaaattggtCAAGAATGACAAAAAGATTGATTTGATAAGCGACAATTGACGAGGATCAATGGCTAATCAACACAAAGTTGACAagaattgatgattgattgagaccgATGACGAATTGATCAAAGTTTGACAAAAGGTTGATTTGATGCAGGTTGAATGACAAAAGACCGATGAAGAATTGATCGAAATTCACAAGGAGACTGATAACTGACAATTGAACGAGATCCaaattgattgataaatggtcaaggatgattgataattgattgaaaatgataaagatctaagacaaaaccctaatttgacagcaattaggattgacgatgcccAATTGACATGATAAGTTGATTACGACCACTGATTGCAATTCGAAAATAAAATTGACAAGACCCAATTGAAATGCGAGTAAATCAGAATCAAATAGGAAATaatgcagaagaatgacaagatgtcgacaaatgataaagattgaatgtACAACATAGAAAAATGTTAATAAAATGcgaaaccctaaaataaggtcacgcgGACATGTTAAAGTACGacaccacaagcattgaccatttttagacgcctACGAAAGATAATGGTAAATTCCTCAAAAAGGCCCCTTATTTACTCCCATTAACATCTGAAGCCTGATTGCAAGTATACAACAGTAAGAATATGTAATGACAGAAACATGGACATACATTTAAACAGAGTTTTAAAGAACAAATAGTGTTCACAAAGGGATACATCTCAGATTTGCGGGCAGTCATTAAATATTCTGAGTATTGATGTTGGaaaactgaaaaataaaaaaagctaGACCAAAATCCATAGTATTAGTTATGCAATTTCATACAAACATATTCTTGAAATAAAATGCATGAGAATAAAACAAATATCGACATTAGGGAAGGAAAAGAAGATGATAGAAACAAGATATCTGATTGAATTTACCTCGTCATCATCCTCATCGCcttcctctttgttcttcttctttagGCGGGTAGATCCACCTTCCCTGTTGAATGGCATTTGCATAGGTCCAAATGGAGTGTCCACTTCCAAGTTCCCCTTCATAGCATATCCAGTACCCTTTCCTCTAATCATATCCCAAAGTGCAGATCCAAAATCCTTAGGCCTAAAGGAGATTGGCACTTCAATATAACTGATCCCATTCTTCTCAATCTTAGAAGATTTTGTCATCTTGGCATTTCCAATGTTCACATCCGAAAGCCAAATATCATACTCCAATGCATTCAGTGCAAGATCGAAATCATTTTTATTCTCCAATTTCATATGCAGTGTTGCAGAAGTTTCTTCGAAGGAAAATTTATCAAACTCCACTTTGTCTAGATCAACATCAGGCTTATAAGGCACAGGAATCTCTCCCTCCTTTTCCAGAGGCAAGGTTATCTTCCCAAAGACAGGCACATCTGCAATAAGCGCAATTTTAATTTTGTAGGGAATAATGCTTCCAGGCTTAATATCATGAAACGTGTCCTTGATGTCATCATAAATCAATGTTATAGGGATCTTTATTGTTTCAGACCCATGGACACTGATTGTGCCTGCATCTGGGATTAATCCAGATATAAGTTTCCTGCCATCACTCTCCACCAGATAATCAATATCTACCAGAGGGATAGGAATAGGGTTGGGATTGGTTATAAGAACATCGACAACAAGTTCAGCCTTTTTCAGATTAATGCTTGGAATATGAATTCCTGAGATGTCGGCTGTGGGCTTTCCAAATCCTATGGCGTGCTCAATCTTCTCACCTATGTCATGGATAAAGTCCTTCACCTTGTCAATAAATCCccctttctcttcttccttgtcttcgtctttttcctctttttccttcttttctttGTTAAATAAGCCTCTCTCTCTCACCGATGTCTCCACTTCTTCCTTGTTTTCAATCACGGGGGACTCTTCAGGTGATGCCATTACTCTGAGCAATAGATAagttttaaaaactgatttgaaaCCAGCAACTCAATAAAGTTGATTTCTCCTGTAAACAAGAAAAAATTGTCATTATTTAGTAAATGGTTTTAAAAAATGAGCAACTTTATTTATTTACCAGCCATTCAATACAGTTGATTACTCCTGTAAGCAAGAAAAAATTATAATCAATTATTGAATGAATTTCAAATTTTAGTTAATTCTATTTCTTTCCCTAAAATTTATTATTGTGATTTAGAATCAAATATAAGTTTGTGGGATACCATATTTTAAACAGGATGACTTGATTTCCTTTTAATGTCCATTCAATTCCCATAACAGTGAATTTTTAATTAAACCTTTAAAGAAAGAATGAAAAATTGCATTGAGCTTCTCCAGAGATCATTCGTATGAATCCAAAGCTACAGCACTTGCATGGATTTGAATACAAGCAGATATTGAATTTGTATGTCTATGCTTAATTACTGGATTTCCTACTGACCTCCACTCACCCATTTCCCAAAATAGCACATTTTTTAGatattgcaagaaagaaaaaaaatttgaTATTTCAGCTTCTCTAGATACCAATTCCTAGTACAGAATTTGGTGCATGTGGACATGGTTGGTACTTTGCCAGTGTCACTTTTGAAATGGAGGGAACAAAGGTTGTCACCTCTGGACAAGAGGTCTTTTGATTCAGGAGCGATAATAAAACAGGGTATGTTGTTAATGAGGAAACAAACATTTATGATTCATTGGTTAGGCCTGGTGGCCATATTCAAACCTCTGTTTTGGCTTCAAAATGCCATGGTTTGGTGAGTTTCTTGTTTTGTTGGCGCCTAGTTGGCCTTTGGTGTCTTTTGGATGGCTCTACagttgtttgtttgtttatatCCTTAGGGCTATTAGTACCTTTTTGGTGATCATCTGTTTTTAGTTAGGCTTTCATTGGTATATCTTTAATGTTCTGTGTTAAAGGTTTTTGGGGTAGAGTAACCGACTACACCTCTGGCCTTCCCCAGGCGCACAAATCTGATATGGATACAGATAGGATATGGCATGGACACACATTGAATACTATACCCACACgtgcccaaaaaaccttgattttccaACTATGCCAaatactatgtgatttgatttttttaaaatttgatgtaaATCTTCCTAAACTTAACTTAAAAAAACTTCAATCatgcaaattttttaatttatttttggtaCAAATGAAACCTACATCTAATGAGGATCTTCCaattttgcatattgtaaattgttaaatcaacttcaaattatttatgtagcaattatgtgtctgtattgcttttgaagtaatgaaaatctcctctaataacttggaaaattgtgttaaatatatgtgtatatattttttatgaatGGCATATCCATATTGGAGGTCTTAAAAAATGACCGTATCCATATCagtgtccatgcaactttgtttTGGGGCCCTTTCAAAACCATCCTTTTAGTTTTTACACCTATTATAAAACAGTCCATGGCTACCCATTCCCAAAAGCTGTGACTGcttaattaaattttttaactaaTATAATTTCGATCTTTACACTTTACCTGTATTCAGGTTTCACCGATACAGCTTCTTTCCCTGTATTCAAGTTTCACTGATACAGCTTCTTTCCCTGTATTCAAGTTTCACTGATACAGTTTCTTATTTCTCAATATTATGTAGATTTCAAATTTGAGCTAACTCTATTGGCTTTTTCTAAGTGTAAGCTAATTTCCTTCCAAGTTATCAGTACTCAATCACTGTTTTGGGAAGTTGGTAACCGAAGATCAAAGGATGTATAGCCATAATGGTTACAAAAGATATGTTTTGGCTATACATACATGTTTTGTAACCATTATGGCTATACATCCTTTGATCCTTGGTTACCAACTTCCCAAAACAGTGATTGAGTACTGATAACTTGGAATGAAATTATAAAGTTCTACTATTAGCATGTTTTGTAACCATTATGGCTATACATACTTTGATCCTCGGTTATCAATTTCTCAAAACAGTGATTGAGTACTAATAACTTGGAAGGAAATTATAAAGTTCTAATTTTGTATAAAGATCAGTTCTCACTGAATCACAGCTACTCACTTCGCAAACATAAACACTTATTTGATTTTGCAACAAAGAACTATAATCTGAACTTCTATCACTTCTCACAGTAGTGAATATTCAATTGTATAATGCAAGGAATAACTATAATCCGATCACTGATAAAAGATCATCTTTAACTTTTTACAACTATCCACTTCCCTAAATAGTTAATGATTAACCAGATCTTGCA from Cryptomeria japonica chromosome 3, Sugi_1.0, whole genome shotgun sequence harbors:
- the LOC131066824 gene encoding uncharacterized protein LOC131066824 translates to MASPEESPVIENKEEVETSVRERGLFNKEKKEKEEKDEDKEEEKGGFIDKVKDFIHDIGEKIEHAIGFGKPTADISGIHIPSINLKKAELVVDVLITNPNPIPIPLVDIDYLVESDGRKLISGLIPDAGTISVHGSETIKIPITLIYDDIKDTFHDIKPGSIIPYKIKIALIADVPVFGKITLPLEKEGEIPVPYKPDVDLDKVEFDKFSFEETSATLHMKLENKNDFDLALNALEYDIWLSDVNIGNAKMTKSSKIEKNGISYIEVPISFRPKDFGSALWDMIRGKGTGYAMKGNLEVDTPFGPMQMPFNREGGSTRLKKKNKEEGDEDDDED